The genomic interval TCTAAATAACCAGTATATACCAGCCAAACCCAGTAAAAATGGTAAGCCATAGAAAACATTATTACCTTCATTATTCGCGATGCTTGGAGGTAATTTCTCTTGATTTCCTAACCGGATCGTATCCAAAACTTTGATCCCTGTAATCCAATTGCCATTCTTTATATCGCCATATCCTTGGATATCGTTCTGCTTGCCCGAAAAGTTCCATAAAAAATAGCGCCAGTACATCACACCGACTTGCCATGATGTGAAGAAACCCAGGTTTTGTGCAAAGGTAGGGGTACTGTCCCCACCCAGCCCCATCCAACTTCTATAAAACTTGACATGATGCGGCTCCTGACTATGAGTACGCGGAAATAGTAAATTTTTGTCATAGATTGCTTTGTAGGTATTTCCGGCTACTTCGTAGCCCTTCTCTCCTTTTCTGTAAGCCTTGCCCGTTATTTCACTATCGATACGTTCCGCATCAAATGTATTTCCATAGAGCAAAGGTGTCGAACCATAATTGGTTCGGCCCAGATAGTTATAAAGTGAATAGGCATTATCGGGGTCACTCAAATTGATCGGCGGATTCGCATTTGCCCTTATTGCAATCATCATATATGAACTAAATCCAAGCAAAATAAAACCAGTACATATCAAACTTAAATTCAGTTGATACTTTTCTTTCCGTGCCGAATACCAGATACCAAAAACGAGGATCAAGAGCGTTATCAATATAAAGAAGAGCGCTCCGGAACCAAAAGAGAAACCCAGTCCGTTTACAAATAACAGGTCGGCTTTAAAAGCTGCAAGCACGAAATATTGAAGAATGCCAAATTGAACAACAATTACAAAACAGCATCCCACTATTAAAGCTTTAATAACACCCCAAGTTGAAGCTGTTTTCGTTTTTTTGAAATAATATACAAGCGCTATGGCAGGAATCGTTAACAAGCTGAGCAGATGAACACCCGTAGATAAACCAATCATAAATGCAATAAAAATCAACCAGCGATCATTTATATATCGTTCCCATTTTAAGATTGCCCAAAATGTAATTGCCGTAAATAATGATGATAATGCATATACTTCTGCCTCAACCGCTGAAAACCAAAATGTATCAGAAAAGGTATAAGCTAAGGCTCCAATCACCCCTGTAGATATAATGCTAAATTTCTTATGTCTGAGCTTATCTTTAGAAAAAATACTAGAGGCCAATGCGGTTATTGTCCAAAACAAGAACATAATCGTCGCTGCGCTTGCCACTACAGAGCTGAAATTTACCCAATAGGCTACTTTCGAAAGATCCCCTAAGGGAAGAAAGCTAAATAATTTACCGACCACAAGAAATAATGGCGCCCCTGGCTGATGTCCTACTTCCATCTTAAATGCAGCCGCGATAAACTCCCCGCAATCCCAAAAGCTAACTGTCGGTTCCATCGTCAGCCAATAGACAGTCAGTGCGAAAAAGAAAATGGATAAGCCTACGACATTGTTCAATCGCCGATAATTTCTCTTATCTCGTTCGGTGTTAATCAGAATATCAAACTCCTGATCAATTATTTTCTTTATCTCATGAGCATCCACTTTGCTAAAAGATGATCGTTGCTCTAAGTCAGTGACAATATGATCAAACAACTCATCGATATTTTTTCGATCAATTGTAACCTGCTCCAAATATGCACGAATTTCCAGGCGTTTTTGAGCATTTAATTTCATGAAAGTTTAGGTTTTAAATTGAGTAACAGATACAAATTATCCAAAAAGCTTTTTGTCTCCTCCATTTTAACCTCCACTTCTGTTCGACCTAGTGGTGTCAGGGAATAGTATTTACGGGCTCTATTATCGACCAGTTCAACAGTAGTTACCAGAAGCCCTTCCTTCTCCATCTTATGCAATGCCGGGTAAAGCGCACCTTCAGTCAATAGCACCTCCCCGTTGGTAATTTCTTTAACGACTTGGGTAAGCTCATATCCATACATTCTGCCTTTTTCTTGCAATAGTTTTAAGACAATCAATTGAAGGCTACCCTTTAGCAAACCGATTTGTTTATTCGAATTCATACACAAATATATAATTTTCTTATATACCTAAGAAAATTATATATATAAAAGCAATAAAAAAGCCGACGGTCTCCAAGAGGAGATTGCGCCGGCTCCGTTCATCACCTAAAAATGAAAACCTTTAGTAACCAGGATTTTGTGGAAAATCAGCGTCAACGTTTAAGTCGATCTGAGTCTGAGGGATAGGCCACCTAAAATTATGTTCTTTGATAAACGCTCCAGGACAAAGAGGATTATCGTTGTATTTTCGGACACGTTCTAATAGTTTACCGGTACGTCTTAAAATTATCAACCTCCATTCTTCACCGTATAGTTCCCGGACGCGTTCATCGAGTATATAATCTATATCGATATCAGCTGCAGAGACCGGCTTAGCATTCGATCTCTCTCTCACCGCGTTTACATCAGCCGCTGCCAACGCGGTATTTCCAATACCAAGGTATGCTTCAGCCCTAAGCAATAAAGTTTCGGCAAAACGAAGTGCATACCAGTCTTTATGTGTAATTCCACCTCCAGAACGATTCGGTTGTAGAAAATAATTCAAAGGATCGGTAAACTTGGTGTGAATCGGGAAAATAATTTTCGTTGTATCTGTCAATGGATCGGTTCTAGCCGGGCTATACAGACTAAAATCGATTTTCTTTTTGTGATAGGCAGATTGAGGGTTATCATAATAAAAATTCCGTTTTAAATTATGTTCAGCATTACGGATATCATTATTCCAATTGTCCTTCCATACACCATAATACACTAGGCTGGTACCTCGAGCATTTGCGGTAGGTCTACCAAGTGTATCAGAATAGCCAGTATGCAATCCATTATACATCTCGCCTAAAATTGCCTTCTTGCCATCCGGGGTTAAATCCAGGTCAAAATAACGCGGTCCAAAAATGTATGCACTTGCAATCTGTCCGCCTCCTGTGATAAACGGTTCAACCTGAACTACCCACATTGCTTCGGTATTTTCAGGAAGGTTATGATTTCCATAACCAAAAAGATCAAAATATACGTCTCCAGAGCCAAATACGTCGTTACCTAATCTAGTCCCAAAACGAGAAGTCATTAATTTGTAGTTATAATCATTAATGACATGAGATGCAGCTTCTACCGCCAGTTCAGGTTTACCTTGTTCTAAATAAGTTTCTGCAAGATAGTGCCATGCGGGTCCCTGTGTGATCCGACCCGGCGCATCTTCCTCTCCCGGACGCGGAAGATTTTCGGCGGCAAATTGAAAGTCGGAAACCATTAAATTATGTATTTCTGCAACCGGATCGCGTGTAAAATCTGCTTTCGCTGTTACGACAGGTTCTGTAATTAAAGGAATATCACCATATGTAGAAACCAAATAGCGATAAGCGAAGGCTCTGAAGAATCGCGCTTCAGCAATATAAACATTCTGTCCTGCCTCCCCTCCCTGGAAGTCAGCCGGATCAGCCTTCTGGACTTTATCCATCAACACATTCGCCCATTGGATAACTTGAAAACCCACATTCCAGGTATCGACTACGTTCCTCCACACAGGTGTCATATCTTCGTATGAATTCAAATATAAGCTACCAGCGGCAGGCGTTTCTCCGTTGTACCCAATGTCCGAACCATGTGTGGCCCAATTCATAACACCGAATTCACCAAATGAGTAATAGGCTGCGCGAACACGGTCGTGAATCGCAGTAATTCCTTGTTGAGCGCCTGGCTCTGTCAGATAAGCATTATCGGGCGAGAGAAAATCAAGTGGTTTTTCTTCTAAAACATCCTTGCTACAAGAAGACACCAAGCCCAACATCAACATAGCCATGAACAAAAAGAAGCTATTGAGTATATTTCGTGAAAATTTCATATGATTGTTTTTTAACAAAATGTCTTATAAACTGATATTTAAACCAAAAATAAAGTTGCGCATTACCGGTGTGTCACTTACGCCAGATTCAGGATCCCAACCTTGCCACTTCGTCCATACATAAGGATTCTTACTGGCGACATATATTTGTGCCGACTGAATTTGTAATTTATCCAATAGATCCTTTCCAAAGCTATATCCTAATGAAACGTCTTGTATCCTCACAAAGCTTCTGCTTTGGTAGATACCACTCTGGCGAAGTGGAACGTTATAAATACCGGTCGTGTTCGTTGTTGGTCTATCTGGTCTCCAATAGTCATTAACAGCCGAATTATTATGCCTCTCAGGGAAGTAGAATAAAGGGTTGATAATTTCGGCGTTATTTGCCATATAATAATTTTTTCCTCCCTGAATAGAATTTATAAATACAGATAGACTGAAATTTTTATATGATAAAGTATTACCAAGACTAAACCGATAGTTCGGGGCCTCATAGCCAATTACCTTCCTGTCATTAGTCGGATCAATCACGCCATCATTATTCAAATCAGCATATCTAAACTGTCCGGGATACCATCCATCTAAAATATTTCCGCTAAAAAACTCTTCTTCAGTCCATACGCCGCCCGTCATTTGATAATCATAGAGTGCACTCAATGATTCTCCAACAAACCAACCATTTCCAATATCATTATCATCCTCTCCTCCATAAAGTTTCGTAATTTCATCACGATTTAAGGCAAAGGTGAAACTCGATTCCCAAGTCAGTTCGCCTCTTAAATTATTAGACTTGAGATCAAGCTCAATTCCCTTATTCTTAATCCCACCAATATTTGTCCAGATACTTGCATAACCAGCACTTCTAGGCAATTGCCTTTGCACTAAGACATCAGTTGTATTAGCAGTATACAAATCTAATGAACCAGTAATCCGATTTTGCAGAAAACCAAAATCTAAGCCCACATTGTAAGATGAGGTTGTTTCCCAAGCCAATTCCTCATTTCCTAAGGTACTTGGAAATATACCAATCGCAGTCGATTGTCCGTAGACATAGTAGCGAGTTCCCATCCGCGAGAGACTCGAATACCGTCCAATACCTTGGTTACCATTCTTACCGTACGATGTCCGCAGTTTTAAATAAAGCCCCTGATCTTTAAGAAAATCCTCTTCTGAAGCTACCCAAGCTAATGAAGCAGACGGAAATGTTGCCCATTTATTACCCGCACCGAAGCCTGAAAACCCATCACGGCGAACAGTGGCTGTAAACATATAACGAGAAAGATAACTATAGTTCACCCGAGCCATATATGAAAGGCTATTTTCCTCATAGGCCGAAGATGAAGCCTCAGCAATTTCCCCCAACCCCATGTTATTATACCCTAAGATTTCGTTATCAAAACCGGACGCCTCTAAAGTAGAGCCACTTCCAGTTCGACCTTCTCTACTAAACAGAAGCGTGGAGTTAATACTGTGATCACCAAAGTCTCGCGAATAAGTCAGGATATTATTCAGATTCCAATCTCTCGACTCCGACGGCACTTTTTGTGCAAATCCTCTATTGGAAACCCCCGATGGTGTATTGCTATTATGAAATGAATTATTATTTCGTGTTCCATACACATAGGAATAGTTAAATTCATAGCGAAGGCCTTCAATCCACGGAATATCAATTTTCGCAGTACCTACTCCAAAAAGCTCGGTACTTATATCTGAATTATCGATAAAAGTATTAACTAACGGGTATGGTTGAAATAACTCTCCCCCTAAATAGATGTCATAATTTGGCTGTCCAATGTAATTGTTCACCAAAGGACTAGCATCTCTAGCGGCAGCAAGACTGGCGGCAATTCCTGAATTGTCACGCGAACTGAAAGAGGCATTAAGTCCGATTGTAAGCCAGTCATTTATTTGGCTCTCTAAATTACTGTGTAGTGTTAC from Pedobacter indicus carries:
- a CDS encoding glycosyltransferase family 117 protein is translated as MKLNAQKRLEIRAYLEQVTIDRKNIDELFDHIVTDLEQRSSFSKVDAHEIKKIIDQEFDILINTERDKRNYRRLNNVVGLSIFFFALTVYWLTMEPTVSFWDCGEFIAAAFKMEVGHQPGAPLFLVVGKLFSFLPLGDLSKVAYWVNFSSVVASAATIMFLFWTITALASSIFSKDKLRHKKFSIISTGVIGALAYTFSDTFWFSAVEAEVYALSSLFTAITFWAILKWERYINDRWLIFIAFMIGLSTGVHLLSLLTIPAIALVYYFKKTKTASTWGVIKALIVGCCFVIVVQFGILQYFVLAAFKADLLFVNGLGFSFGSGALFFILITLLILVFGIWYSARKEKYQLNLSLICTGFILLGFSSYMMIAIRANANPPINLSDPDNAYSLYNYLGRTNYGSTPLLYGNTFDAERIDSEITGKAYRKGEKGYEVAGNTYKAIYDKNLLFPRTHSQEPHHVKFYRSWMGLGGDSTPTFAQNLGFFTSWQVGVMYWRYFLWNFSGKQNDIQGYGDIKNGNWITGIKVLDTIRLGNQEKLPPSIANNEGNNVFYGLPFLLGLAGIYWLFRRKKQVLTVVMTLFFFTGLAIIIYLNQDPMQVRERDYAYVGSFYAFAIFIGFGFLLVKDVIQRITAHRVASAIAMLLCLFAAPFLMGTQGWDDHDRSGKTTALAWAKNYLDSCAPNAILFTNADNDTYPLWYVQEVEGYRTDVRVINYQFLHDASFIDQMKVKVNESEPLPLSSAHATYKTGERDFFPYVDYGITDSVELKDLIAVMTSNHKNDQVQMADGSFMNSIPARKLKLTIDAEQLIDTNTIHADQESQVVSEMEWSFDKSYATKADLVIFDILATNNWERPIYFATSVSADTYVGLDKYLYLEGYAYRLLPINSDEPEVDKTQRTNTDVMYSNLMNKLDFSSFHQARYLDVESRRVINGTWQLNNALTANLLKEDKVDKAKDILLKSMRDLPLRNYSIADTLNKLNTVQNLYALEMTEVGNGLAKATTDFVKAELLYVATLAPAHQASYRDEVQLGLYVLDELQRMTARYQQVEIHQQIRQSLEQMLKAFAIEA
- a CDS encoding PadR family transcriptional regulator; this translates as MNSNKQIGLLKGSLQLIVLKLLQEKGRMYGYELTQVVKEITNGEVLLTEGALYPALHKMEKEGLLVTTVELVDNRARKYYSLTPLGRTEVEVKMEETKSFLDNLYLLLNLKPKLS
- a CDS encoding RagB/SusD family nutrient uptake outer membrane protein, whose translation is MKFSRNILNSFFLFMAMLMLGLVSSCSKDVLEEKPLDFLSPDNAYLTEPGAQQGITAIHDRVRAAYYSFGEFGVMNWATHGSDIGYNGETPAAGSLYLNSYEDMTPVWRNVVDTWNVGFQVIQWANVLMDKVQKADPADFQGGEAGQNVYIAEARFFRAFAYRYLVSTYGDIPLITEPVVTAKADFTRDPVAEIHNLMVSDFQFAAENLPRPGEEDAPGRITQGPAWHYLAETYLEQGKPELAVEAASHVINDYNYKLMTSRFGTRLGNDVFGSGDVYFDLFGYGNHNLPENTEAMWVVQVEPFITGGGQIASAYIFGPRYFDLDLTPDGKKAILGEMYNGLHTGYSDTLGRPTANARGTSLVYYGVWKDNWNNDIRNAEHNLKRNFYYDNPQSAYHKKKIDFSLYSPARTDPLTDTTKIIFPIHTKFTDPLNYFLQPNRSGGGITHKDWYALRFAETLLLRAEAYLGIGNTALAAADVNAVRERSNAKPVSAADIDIDYILDERVRELYGEEWRLIILRRTGKLLERVRKYNDNPLCPGAFIKEHNFRWPIPQTQIDLNVDADFPQNPGY
- a CDS encoding SusC/RagA family TonB-linked outer membrane protein: MKKNQYASWALKSLLLISLLSLISITSYSQNTEVSGKVTDLETNQPLQAVSISVKGKMTSTATNAEGAFSIQASQGDVLVFSFVGFKDQEIPVDGATLDVQMEEDLAELDEVVVIGYGTQKKSDLTGSVARISMEDKATQSNVNLFQALVGASAGVNLEGRGGAASEPSLSVRGQTSLSASDKPLIVLDGVIYNGSISNININDVESIDILKDASAAAVYGSRSANGVMLITTKKGTSEKPVVTLNAYTGFQDMTNNPMRVMNAEEFAVRLLDWDWQSKVYAWYKTNPTSAAERPERPDATNRETVASYLKTLEEKENYLAGNSIDWVDEVLRVAPMQNYNLSVQGRSDRANYYISGSYSDVEGIQLNDQFKRVTLHSNLESQINDWLTIGLNASFSSRDNSGIAASLAAARDASPLVNNYIGQPNYDIYLGGELFQPYPLVNTFIDNSDISTELFGVGTAKIDIPWIEGLRYEFNYSYVYGTRNNNSFHNSNTPSGVSNRGFAQKVPSESRDWNLNNILTYSRDFGDHSINSTLLFSREGRTGSGSTLEASGFDNEILGYNNMGLGEIAEASSSAYEENSLSYMARVNYSYLSRYMFTATVRRDGFSGFGAGNKWATFPSASLAWVASEEDFLKDQGLYLKLRTSYGKNGNQGIGRYSSLSRMGTRYYVYGQSTAIGIFPSTLGNEELAWETTSSYNVGLDFGFLQNRITGSLDLYTANTTDVLVQRQLPRSAGYASIWTNIGGIKNKGIELDLKSNNLRGELTWESSFTFALNRDEITKLYGGEDDNDIGNGWFVGESLSALYDYQMTGGVWTEEEFFSGNILDGWYPGQFRYADLNNDGVIDPTNDRKVIGYEAPNYRFSLGNTLSYKNFSLSVFINSIQGGKNYYMANNAEIINPLFYFPERHNNSAVNDYWRPDRPTTNTTGIYNVPLRQSGIYQSRSFVRIQDVSLGYSFGKDLLDKLQIQSAQIYVASKNPYVWTKWQGWDPESGVSDTPVMRNFIFGLNISL